The following nucleotide sequence is from Penicillium digitatum chromosome 5, complete sequence.
GGTTATCCTAAAAGTGCTTGACTTTAGCATTAGTCACAGCAATATGGATTGAAATAGCTTACCACTGGAGGAGCAAAACTCGAGTCTTCTTTATGTTGCAGTGGAGAGGGGTAAGTAAAGTTCTGAGTGGGGTGTATAATCATCGCTGTTTCAAagtgagattctgtaaggatcgcatggtttctattggatagtgctaaacaccagttatattgtagagttattacataacatgccaagccctcgcttatccaacatgaaacccctttttcctgtgaccaactgcttggtccgagcgccgctgagtagcggcctcaggcgccgagagtatgcaaccctgcaatcctctcgggagcacaAAAGGTTGGGCACAAAGTCACATGATAAAGTGACCAAATTCGTTCTCGAAGGCAACGCCACCGACACAGTGCCTTTTATTTAGGAAGTTATATTAAGGGAACAGGGTGGGCTAGGCGATTTCTAACGTTCCTACCAAGTGCCAATCGCCAGATTCTCTAAACTGTTGGTAGGAAACTTGCTAAGGCGTCCTTTTATCTCCCTATATTTCTTTTAATAATTAAATTAATTCATGCAATTGTATACCTCGTCATATACCTTCTTGCCCCTTACCCCTTGCCCATAGGAGAATGGACGGTTCATGAGTCTATTAGACGCCACTTACCCCTATACTATGCCTGGCAAGCAGTGGAAACAGAGGAAACAAGCAAAGTGGAGAGTAGGGATTATCATCAGACTAGTCATTAGGGTTATGAAGGAGACATTTGAGCTCCCCACGGAAAACATGAATTATTCAGATAAACAGGGCAAAAAATTCACAAGTCGTTCTACACGTCACGACGAAGGGTTCGGACGAAAATCGTTGCTGCAACGCCCACTTTtactttctcttttcttctcgaCTGATCTCTCCTCTTCCGAACTTAGCTGCTCCGGAGGAGTTTGAGGTCGACGACGCTTTCCCACGCCCGGTCGGAGTCGATTGATAGAGCCTTGCTGAAGTGTCTGCACCCGCTGTTCTTCTTCGGCGCGCGAGAGAAAGTCACATAACTGTCTCGATGTTATTAAAAGTTCTCGGTCGAACCTCATATGCTCTCGCCAGAGGTCCTCCGTCGCGAAGTCCCTTAATGACAGCCGGAGCGCTGCTGCCTCAGCTGGAAGTCCAGACTCCGTCCGAAATGGCTAAAACCGTTAGCATCTGATTTTCAAAAAGACCACCACTCGAAGATGTACCAGCGCATCGACCACAGCAGTCGCCTGAAGCTCCTCTATGCCATCGACGGTTATATATTCTGGTCGCCATACGGTAATAGTCGCGTTCTTAGACCCCTTATAATCCACATCGAGAGCAATCACGGCGTTCACGCTCCCGTCGGTGTTCAGGATATACTCGTCGGCCAAGTGTGAGATGCGTTGACTTTTTTGTGAATAGCATACCTCTATAATAACACCGGGATAGCGTGCACGTCGGTGCTTGAATGATGCATCTGGCTCCCGTTTGGAAAAAGTCTGCTTTCCATCTTTTATCTCATCAGGTATCATGATTCGGGAAGTGGCAAGGTGCTCAACTTCATTCGCGAAAGCAGCGGAGGGGCCTTCGCTTCGTTGAAATTGCTTCAATTGTTGTAGTATCTCCTCGACTATCTTTGCACAGAAAACATCATGGAGAGGACTTGGCATTCGGATAGTCAGGCAGGAACGACAAGGGTCGTAGTCGTACCTATGATACAGCTGAATAAATGTCTTAGGATAGCGACGCTTGGCAGTACTCACCTAACTTTGTCTTCAACGTAATCTCGGAGAGAATCGTCACTATTCAGCATGTGTAAAGCTTCCCTATAATCGTCTAAAGCGAGCTGGTGCTGCCACCAAAACTGTGGCCTATGACCAACACGATGGAGCTTGAAACAATTTAGCACGCGTTGAGCACTTCTCGACGACACCTTTTCTTTCGTAAGCGGCGGCGTCAGAGGAGGCTCAACAAAACTCCCTGGTGGAGTAATTTCGGTTGCCATGAGAGGTGTACCATGTCTTTGGATATGGGTTGTCTAAGCCGCAGATCAGGGGGAAGCAATCCTGAGGTCGGTATCACGTGGTGATGTGATAAGATGGACAGATATCGCGTGATAAAGCCCCTGCTATGTGATTCCTCGTGTGGCTGAGTACAGAGCCAAGAGAATAAGTATTTTAGGAGGCAGCAGTTTGTCCAATCATATCGAATagtgatgcaaatacaatgatagtatgtatgcaggtaaaacagtattcaattggatggacggggagagagagaaggtgagagtggaaggaagaccatctagttggtctatcctacatgtgatgcatgtgatgcctgaggcatccaacaaatatgttgtatatcctaccccgtgcagggatatactcctcctgtgatcacgtgattgcttgattggctctcggtggcccatctgtgtacccggtgggtcaccactgattggtgacgggtaggtccgtaacacatcaccaatttcttccacacgagatcttcaattgggatgaaaccggctaccgaattggcaaaggtaaagcacgtaaggttattacctcgcgtacaaccagttatattgctacaggaggccagtcggaatcaattactggtattgaatgtatctctgccgatggctggttgatgctaccatggtttttacctaagggtaatacccacatggaggagtggtatgagaatatcactactaccgattttcgaattaagcctactaccaatggctggattgacgatgaaaccgcccttcaatggctattctcctttcatgaagctactattaagttagtaaagaagggtaggccaaggcttcttttaatggataaccatggctcccatcttacattcgaatttatcgacttttgcacacaaaaaaacatcatcccacatttctttttaccccatacaacacatctctgtcaaccgctcgatggcccagcattccaaagcctaaaacatcattttcgtacgatgaataatgagattgttatgtggggtggaagtgcaagcaaaaaacgggattttttccggatcattcaatcggctagagatgaagcttttacccaaagaacaataagatcatcttttaaatctagtggtatctggcccctagatccagaggttattcttaaacctctacgccaaagagatcttgaatctgaagggtccccccttaggattcttacgccatccccccccccgattttacaagctcagccaccaattcaccaccagatacaattgagcgggttaaaaagcttaatactaagctcctcaatgatctaaagaggattgagcatctatctcaaagcgttcagaggcatattcgacggagtgcagatgcaaacacgcttttgtcccaagagattgaattgttaaaggcctctttgaagaaggctcagttccacaaatcaactgcaaatacaccaaaaaatgggaaatcgcttcttaggactaaaggcagtgtcctatcacctatatgtgcaaataggatgatggtaaaaagacaggatgccgatgctaagaagctaaagcggctacaggcaaaacagg
It contains:
- a CDS encoding telomere-associated recq-like helicase, which gives rise to MATEITPPGSFVEPPLTPPLTKEKVSSRSAQRVLNCFKLHRVGHRPQFWWQHQLALDDYREALHMLNSDDSLRDYVEDKVRYDYDPCRSCLTIRMPSPLHDVFCAKIVEEILQQLKQFQRSEGPSAAFANEVEHLATSRIMIPDEIKDGKQTFSKREPDASFKHRRARYPGVIIEVCYSQKSQRISHLADEYILNTDGSVNAVIALDVDYKGSKNATITVWRPEYITVDGIEELQATAVVDALPFRTESGLPAEAAALRLSLRDFATEDLWREHMRFDRELLITSRQLCDFLSRAEEEQRVQTLQQGSINRLRPGVGKRRRPQTPPEQLSSEEERSVEKKRESKSGRCSNDFRPNPSS